The genomic window GCGGATGCGGGGCAGAGGCCGGCAGGCGCAGGGGCGGCCTCTGCCAGCGTCCCGGCCTCCGGCATCGCCACCCCCGCTCTGTGGGTGGTGCGCGACGAAGACACCACCCTTTACATCTTCGGCACCTCCCACATGCTGCCACAAGGCGTTGAGTGGCTGCGCGGCCCGGTGCGGCAAGCGTTCGCGCAGGCGGATACGCTGGTGCTCGAAATGGTGCAGCCGGAAAACCCGGCGGTGCTGCGCCCCTTGATTATGCGCCTTGGCCTCAACCCGCAGGGCACCACCCTCTCCAGCCAGTTGCCGGAGAAGCTGCGCGCCCAGATCACGCAGGCCGCCACGCAGGTGGGCCTGCCCGCCGCCGCGCTGGAGCCGATGAGGCCGTGGCTTGCCGCCACCACCATCGCGGTTGCGGGGCTTCAGGGATTGGGGCTGGACCCGAGCCACGGCGTCGAGCACGTGCTGACCAGCTACGCCCGGTCGAGCGGCAAGCGGATTACGGGACTGGAGACCGCCGAACAGCAGTTCGGCTTCCTCGCCTCCCTGCCGGAAGAGGATCAGCTGGCGCTGCTCAGGTCCTCCATCGAGGACCTGGAGACGCTGCGGACCGAAGCCTCCACCCTGATGACCAGCTGGATGCGCGGCGACATCGAGACCGTGGGCAAGCTGATGAACGAATCCCTCAAGGAGTCGCCGCATCTTGCCAAGATACTCCTGACCGAGCGGAACCAGCGCTGGGCCGCATGGATTGACCAGCGCATGGACGAGCCCGGCCGCGTGTTCCTGGCCGTCGGCGCGGGGCATCTGGCGGGCCGCGACGGGCTCATCCGCCTGCTGGAGCGCAAGGGCCTGAAGGTGGAGCGGGTGGCGATGGAGGCAAGCGCCCCGGCCGGCGCCCGCCCTTAACCACGGCAGCCTTTAAATCAGATAAATTATACGATTCTGCGTTTTTAGGGTTGCATCGCCCGGAAAAGCTGGCAGAAGGACGGGACATCCTCATCCGCCCAAGTGAGGCGGCGCGCTTGCGCGCCTGCCCTTGATGGCAGATGAGCCAGCGGTTTCTTTCGCACCGGCATCTCCTCCCCATGGAACCTGGTGCAAGACTGGGCTGCGGCGATTCTGTTTTCAGACGCCGCAGCCTTTTTTCCAGCAGATCAGCTTGTTTTTAATACAGGTTAATTACTCATCTTGTGCGCGGCCATCCGCACGCCCTTTTCCGCCAGGCCGGCAAAGAAGGCGAAACCCACCTTGGGAATACCCCGTGAAGGCCCGTAGAGGCACTTTACAGCGCGATTCCAGGCCTGCCCGCTACCACCCTAGCCATAATAGGCAAAAACCTCTGTACGAGCGTTTAAAGCCGATCTAGGGGCATATGGCCTTTTGTCCGGATGATTG from Pedomonas mirosovicensis includes these protein-coding regions:
- a CDS encoding TraB/GumN family protein, coding for MIRRLRFLLTAALLCFQAPTVAHADAGQRPAGAGAASASVPASGIATPALWVVRDEDTTLYIFGTSHMLPQGVEWLRGPVRQAFAQADTLVLEMVQPENPAVLRPLIMRLGLNPQGTTLSSQLPEKLRAQITQAATQVGLPAAALEPMRPWLAATTIAVAGLQGLGLDPSHGVEHVLTSYARSSGKRITGLETAEQQFGFLASLPEEDQLALLRSSIEDLETLRTEASTLMTSWMRGDIETVGKLMNESLKESPHLAKILLTERNQRWAAWIDQRMDEPGRVFLAVGAGHLAGRDGLIRLLERKGLKVERVAMEASAPAGARP